The stretch of DNA GACTGGATCCAAAGAGCACGATGAATGCAAGTACATGTGATAGTAGCACCATGAATTCCAGAGAAGCTGGAGAATTTTATACAACTGGGGAAGAAGGCCCAGCTGCTGAGATAATCTTGGGAGCAGAACTGATTGAAGTTGGAGAAAGTGATGAAGTGGTCGACCTCACCTCTGAATCTCTAGAACCTGCAGTGATTGACTTAACTCACCATGACTCTGTTGTGATTActgaggaaaggaggaggccAAGTAGAAACAGAAGGTCATTCCAAAGCCAAACTGGCATCTGTGCAGAGAGCAGTGAAAAGAAGGGGTTGATGAGGAACAGAGGTGTAAATGTGACCAACAGTGCTCACCGTAGTGCCCtggaaaaagaaactttaagTTGCACACTGCCTGGCTATATTCAGTGCCGAATTTGTATGGATGGGTACTTGGAGATCGAAATGAGTAGACAACACATTTACTCTACAGAATGTGGCCACATCTTCTGTAGTCGGTGCCTCTGCACTTTTCTTCAATATACTAAAAATTGCCCggtttgtttgaaaaaaattgacCGCCATCAGTACCATCGCATTTACGTATGATTTGTGTTGTGCTGCTCAAGACAGACAAACCCCCTGACTGGATTTTTCCATGTCCTTGTCCAGAAACTATGGAGTTTTGGCATCCAATGTTCTGAGCTCAAAAAGCCTGCTTTTAAAATTGCTTTCTGGAGTGTAGGaaaacccttttatttttcacaaactATGAGACTGCCTTTTGATTCCTTCGGTTTCATGCTACAGGGCTGGACTTCTGTTGTTACAGTGAATCAGAGAATGGTGGATGTCCTCAAAacaattttcccttcttttctcataGTAATCAATTTTTAACTGGCCACATGTGGGCATTTTGGATCATGTAAATAAGAGCAACATCCTAAGATGGAGGAGCAAGTAGACAGAAGGCAGCCGGGAGACTGACGACTCTGCAAACAAGAGCCACAATATAAGTTTGGACTTTTATGTAAGATAAATAAACTTCATTCTTGCTTAAGTAACTGTTATACTGGGTCTTGTTTAGAGCAATGaagctttattttaattaatggaCTAGGCAGGGTGCTATCTCTGGGTTTCTCTGGATTTTCTGATTCCATTGAAGTGGAAGGAAGTTAGTCCTTTCTGACTACCTGTCCAACCAACAGGATGGAGTGGGGCATTAACACAGGTATGTACCATGTCCTGCTGGGACTAGTGGCTTTCAAGGCCAGTGTGGGGAGTTGCCTAGGCACATTGGAACCTACAGTTGTGGTTCTGTGCTCTCTGACCTGCCAAGCCAGAGAGGGGTTGCCTTCGCCTTGGTTTTACAGGTGTACCTGCCTGCTACCACAATGGTCTGCTGATCAAATTGGCATGCTTCTCTAAACAAGCACATCACTGTATCATTATCCCAGCTGCTTCAGTGGCCTGGCTACATCACAGGCCTTGGGAAGACCTCCTCTTTCCACTGCAAACACACATActagctcatttttcttttgcagagAATCACTTAGCACTGAATTCAGCTTGTACTTTGGAATTGGAGAGGGTGTGATTTCCATGGtgctctccccttttccttcagAATGAAATGTGCAGTGCAGCTTATTCCTCACTTACAATGGTTGTAGCAGTGTTGCTTTCTTCCATGGAGGCTGAGTCTCACCAGTGGAGGAGTGCCGACCCCTGCATCATGTCTGTCTACTCACTGCGGTCTCCGGAATGTGCTATACTTCAAACCTCAGCTGCTTGACTTGGCACAGAAGATCCAAGATGAATGTAGTATattccattctgtgggttcttttgtatgttttaaagtgaaatgaggaagaaaaaaaacatgaacatgaaaaataatagaagaaagttCTAAGCATTATCTTCTTAACATTTCAATAGATCATCTTGTATATCCCACTTTGGAGAGTATTAATAACTCTGTGACAGCACAGTGTATCACAAACTTGACTAATAATCAAAACACCTGAGGTGCCCTACTAAATACAGACTCTGCTTGTGCATGTATTGTCCATGTGATCTAGAAAAAGACTACACTCTCTCCAGTGTGCTAGCGTCCCTCAGCTCTCCCTGTTGTATTCTACCCAGCCCACTACATACTTACCTTACCTGCCAAGCTCATGTAGACATTTGAGATTTTGATACCTGATTTAGGGGAATACAATAGgattctgacttttaaaaattaagataaattttaCAGACAGCAAAATGCACGGATATTGAGTGTATAACTAGATGAATTTGaacaaatatatacattcatatgACCAATACCTGAATCAAAATAGAGAACAATTCCATCATCC from Phyllostomus discolor isolate MPI-MPIP mPhyDis1 chromosome 1, mPhyDis1.pri.v3, whole genome shotgun sequence encodes:
- the LOC114492790 gene encoding E3 ubiquitin-protein ligase RNF4-like, encoding MNASTCDSSTMNSREAGEFYTTGEEGPAAEIILGAELIEVGESDEVVDLTSESLEPAVIDLTHHDSVVITEERRRPSRNRRSFQSQTGICAESSEKKGLMRNRGVNVTNSAHRSALEKETLSCTLPGYIQCRICMDGYLEIEMSRQHIYSTECGHIFCSRCLCTFLQYTKNCPVCLKKIDRHQYHRIYV